Proteins from a single region of Fibrobacter sp. UWH6:
- a CDS encoding DUF4423 domain-containing protein, with product MLNIDEIGDYRDLLKNYYAQRKLELPLYSYKMMGQKLGLETSQMFRVLNKELHLPNRSIPLVKDLLDLKGRSGELFEILVAASKTKSPAKKDKLYKMALSLKDVKMRQLNTNELLFLGKWWIPVVRTLIEMNNGSAVVSQLVKQITPVVSKEQVEEAIRVLKELKLITPLASERFAVGQANFTSSGTAKVTAIRSYQNQLLALAQNALATIEPDRRNMSSLLVGVDEDCFNDLKEMTLEFRRQVQKRVEEVQKPTKVMQFMFSLFPVADMDAVAGKTAVKNGGVAGKAAATKGVKK from the coding sequence ATGCTGAATATCGACGAAATTGGTGATTACAGGGATCTGCTGAAGAATTACTATGCCCAGCGCAAGCTGGAGTTGCCCCTGTATTCCTATAAGATGATGGGGCAGAAACTTGGCCTTGAAACCAGTCAGATGTTCCGCGTACTGAACAAGGAACTTCACTTGCCCAATCGCAGCATCCCCCTGGTCAAGGACCTGCTGGATCTGAAGGGCCGAAGTGGCGAACTTTTTGAAATCCTGGTGGCGGCTTCCAAGACGAAATCCCCCGCCAAGAAGGATAAGCTTTATAAGATGGCGCTGTCCCTGAAGGACGTCAAGATGCGCCAACTCAATACCAACGAGCTTCTGTTTTTAGGCAAGTGGTGGATTCCGGTGGTGCGAACCCTGATCGAGATGAACAACGGCTCGGCGGTGGTGTCCCAGCTGGTGAAGCAGATTACGCCTGTGGTTTCCAAGGAACAGGTGGAAGAAGCCATCCGCGTCTTGAAGGAACTAAAACTGATTACGCCCCTGGCGTCGGAACGGTTTGCGGTGGGGCAGGCTAACTTTACCTCGTCGGGTACCGCCAAGGTGACTGCCATTCGCAGCTACCAGAACCAGTTGCTGGCTCTGGCTCAGAATGCCCTGGCTACCATCGAACCTGACCGGCGAAATATGTCGTCGCTGCTGGTGGGCGTAGATGAAGATTGCTTTAACGACCTGAAGGAAATGACCTTGGAATTCCGCCGCCAGGTGCAGAAACGCGTAGAAGAGGTGCAGAAGCCTACCAAGGTGATGCAGTTCATGTTCTCGCTGTTCCCGGTGGCCGACATGGACGCGGTGGCGGGCAAGACCGCTGTCAAGAATGGAGGTGTGGCGGGCAAGGCCGCTGCCACCAAAGGGGTAAAAAAATGA
- a CDS encoding fibrobacter succinogenes major paralogous domain-containing protein, producing the protein MTILKNALYVGCVAGVCSALTFGLVACGDSGNGSASEEQEEILSSSSAKIDNEADDDLESSSSVRASSSSEEVDFEEFNPAISYSDFKDSRDNKRYKTVTIGNQLWMAENLNYKSSNSFCYDDKTDNCEDYGALYYWGDAQDVCPDGWHLPSKDEWQELFDAVGSDPGKKLKATFSWDDDGNGTDKYGFRVLASGYKKGNEFLEQDDYASFWSSDEFDLKNAISWRFTSTDGGVRKNTLEKSIYRSVRCVNDRSVNSKYDVEVMTSSDLSKYACSEKTKGQTAYIKDVEQELICAYDYDLEDYMWMDEEDITPPSSSSSDDDDDDDDDDDGNLSSSSTLPSSSSVTPASSSGDSGSYDLVLDEVDDLGVYACDEDMEGTTAYIADLDVVVVCTYDEDLEYYDWFDYSAP; encoded by the coding sequence ATGACTATCTTGAAGAATGCTCTTTATGTTGGCTGTGTGGCCGGCGTTTGCAGTGCCCTCACTTTTGGCCTTGTGGCTTGCGGCGATAGCGGTAACGGTAGTGCGAGCGAAGAACAGGAAGAAATCCTTTCTTCTTCCAGCGCCAAGATTGACAACGAAGCTGATGACGATCTGGAATCCAGCAGTTCCGTGCGCGCGAGTTCCTCTTCCGAAGAGGTTGATTTTGAAGAATTCAATCCGGCCATTTCCTACAGTGACTTTAAGGACAGCCGCGATAATAAACGTTACAAGACCGTGACTATCGGTAATCAGCTCTGGATGGCGGAAAACCTGAACTACAAGTCCTCCAATTCTTTCTGCTATGATGACAAGACAGACAACTGTGAAGATTACGGCGCCCTGTATTACTGGGGCGATGCCCAGGATGTCTGCCCCGATGGGTGGCATTTGCCTTCTAAGGATGAATGGCAGGAATTGTTTGACGCTGTGGGAAGTGACCCCGGCAAGAAGTTGAAGGCAACCTTTAGCTGGGATGATGACGGTAACGGAACCGACAAGTATGGTTTCCGCGTGTTGGCTTCCGGCTACAAGAAGGGTAACGAGTTTTTGGAGCAGGATGATTACGCCTCCTTCTGGAGTTCCGATGAATTTGACCTGAAAAACGCTATCAGCTGGCGCTTTACCAGCACCGATGGCGGTGTCAGGAAGAATACCCTGGAAAAGTCCATCTACCGTTCCGTGCGTTGTGTCAATGACAGGTCTGTCAATTCCAAGTACGATGTAGAAGTGATGACATCCTCTGATCTTTCTAAGTATGCCTGCTCCGAAAAGACCAAGGGTCAGACTGCCTACATCAAGGACGTGGAGCAGGAATTGATCTGCGCTTACGATTATGACCTGGAAGACTACATGTGGATGGACGAAGAAGATATTACTCCGCCTAGCTCTTCTTCCAGCGATGATGACGACGATGATGACGACGATGATGACGGCAATCTTTCCAGCTCCAGCACTCTGCCTTCTAGCTCCAGCGTAACTCCTGCCAGCTCTAGTGGCGATTCCGGAAGCTATGATCTCGTGCTGGATGAGGTTGACGACTTGGGTGTGTATGCTTGCGATGAAGATATGGAGGGTACTACCGCCTACATAGCAGATCTTGATGTAGTGGTGGTCTGCACCTATGACGAAGACCTGGAATACTACGACTGGTTTGATTACAGCGCTCCGTAA
- a CDS encoding DMT family transporter: MANIGYSFLLILAAFIWGTTFVAQAEGNSAGPFVFTCTRNLIAAALLFGLAKTLDATGKSPRRPATPAQRKKLWKAGILCGIALTFGTNFQQLGLYLGTSAGKSGFLTTCYIILVPVLSVFIGKKINLKSWICVGITLVGLYMLCIKDGFTVEVSDGVLLLCALSFAIQILFVDKYGPDVDNVRLSAIQCLVACVLSAAPMFLVDMECSAAGMVRAVEIYSHGSAWIPLLYAAVLSSGVAFTLQIVAQNKIKPTIASLLMSLESVFAVLGGWAVLGEQLTLREGLGCIIMMVAVILSIKK, from the coding sequence ATGGCTAACATCGGATATAGTTTTCTGCTTATTCTGGCGGCCTTCATCTGGGGAACGACCTTTGTGGCCCAGGCAGAAGGCAATTCTGCAGGCCCCTTCGTTTTCACCTGCACCCGCAATCTCATTGCCGCCGCACTGCTTTTCGGCCTAGCCAAGACCCTTGATGCCACTGGCAAAAGCCCTCGGCGTCCCGCCACTCCTGCCCAGCGCAAGAAACTCTGGAAGGCAGGCATTCTCTGTGGCATCGCCCTAACCTTCGGAACCAACTTCCAACAGCTGGGACTGTACCTAGGGACTTCCGCCGGAAAATCCGGATTCCTGACCACCTGCTACATTATCCTCGTGCCGGTCTTAAGCGTATTCATCGGGAAAAAAATCAACTTAAAGTCCTGGATTTGCGTAGGCATCACATTGGTGGGCCTCTATATGCTCTGCATCAAGGACGGCTTCACAGTCGAAGTTTCTGATGGGGTGCTGTTGCTGTGCGCGCTATCTTTCGCCATCCAGATCCTATTCGTAGACAAGTACGGCCCCGACGTAGATAACGTCCGCCTTTCTGCCATACAGTGTCTAGTGGCCTGCGTCCTTAGTGCCGCCCCCATGTTCCTAGTGGATATGGAATGTTCGGCTGCGGGCATGGTCCGTGCCGTAGAAATTTACTCCCACGGATCCGCCTGGATTCCGCTGCTTTATGCCGCCGTACTTTCTAGCGGTGTGGCCTTTACCTTGCAAATTGTGGCCCAGAATAAAATCAAGCCCACCATCGCCTCGTTGCTCATGAGCCTGGAATCGGTGTTTGCGGTTCTGGGAGGCTGGGCCGTGCTGGGAGAACAGCTGACCCTTCGCGAGGGCCTTGGCTGCATCATCATGATGGTAGCCGTCATTCTCAGCATCAAGAAATAG
- a CDS encoding toxin-antitoxin system YwqK family antitoxin produces the protein MRAFRFTAVFRVISRFSATFAVCGALCSCTIERAEETILATHANGAKKTSIWVYPNGEILKRNEWYSDGIKEYEIPYKDNEPDGEFKRWTGYGDLVLEGEYKKGLRHGKWISYYGGHFNKKKEAIRYYKEDHPVGDWEGWHFNGEKAFEEHYNENGDSVGVWKKWDENRTLVEENSCFGNSGKDIETIGPQSFFKRYRPDGTLEMFYTCKHGNKNGISYSYYSDGKKVEISETWKDGRLNGPRTLYYGNGQVQKQEYWKHGIRDSLWIWFDIDGNRIASSIVHNGDRYSPYRVDYGICGSEICAESTFVKVWTENHELRNLNVHHEFVLNRTLWFVKENKSLRYEEIWDKGVLRQSRSFFPDTTNSGVEYTKLANEGFWEGGKRNGIWRNWYKNGVLKDSLTYVNGERVGEQFGYDSTGKLTIHKTENGKNRPVIMHIPGVN, from the coding sequence ATGAGAGCTTTTCGATTTACAGCTGTTTTTCGGGTCATTTCCCGCTTTTCTGCAACCTTTGCCGTCTGCGGAGCACTCTGCAGTTGCACAATCGAACGAGCCGAAGAAACCATTCTGGCCACCCATGCCAATGGCGCCAAGAAAACTTCCATCTGGGTTTACCCCAATGGCGAAATTCTAAAGCGCAACGAATGGTACTCCGACGGAATCAAGGAATACGAAATTCCCTACAAGGATAACGAGCCCGACGGTGAATTCAAGCGCTGGACGGGCTACGGTGACCTGGTTCTCGAAGGGGAATACAAGAAGGGCTTACGCCACGGAAAATGGATCAGCTATTACGGCGGACATTTCAACAAGAAGAAGGAAGCCATCCGTTACTACAAGGAAGACCACCCTGTAGGCGACTGGGAAGGCTGGCACTTTAATGGTGAAAAAGCATTTGAAGAACATTATAACGAGAACGGAGATTCCGTTGGCGTCTGGAAGAAATGGGACGAAAACCGAACCTTGGTTGAAGAAAATAGCTGTTTTGGAAATTCAGGAAAGGACATTGAAACTATCGGGCCGCAGAGTTTCTTCAAAAGATATCGTCCCGACGGGACCCTGGAAATGTTCTACACATGCAAGCACGGCAACAAAAACGGCATCAGCTATAGCTATTACTCCGACGGCAAGAAAGTGGAAATCTCCGAAACCTGGAAAGACGGCAGACTGAACGGGCCTCGTACTCTTTATTATGGCAATGGACAAGTTCAAAAACAGGAATATTGGAAACACGGTATTCGAGATTCCCTTTGGATTTGGTTCGACATAGACGGAAATCGAATTGCAAGCAGTATAGTCCACAACGGCGATCGTTACTCACCCTATCGTGTAGATTACGGAATTTGCGGAAGCGAAATTTGCGCAGAATCCACATTTGTAAAGGTATGGACAGAAAATCATGAATTACGCAACTTGAACGTACACCATGAATTCGTTCTGAACAGGACATTGTGGTTCGTAAAAGAAAACAAATCTCTGCGCTACGAAGAGATTTGGGATAAGGGCGTCTTACGGCAGAGTCGCAGCTTTTTTCCTGACACGACAAATAGCGGCGTGGAATACACGAAACTCGCCAATGAAGGTTTCTGGGAAGGAGGAAAGCGAAACGGCATCTGGCGCAACTGGTACAAGAACGGCGTGCTGAAGGATTCCCTCACCTACGTCAACGGCGAGCGCGTTGGCGAGCAATTCGGCTACGATTCCACCGGCAAGCTGACCATCCACAAGACCGAGAACGGGAAGAACAGGCCCGTTATCATGCACATTCCAGGAGTCAATTAA
- the pheS gene encoding phenylalanine--tRNA ligase subunit alpha, producing MSEAINNVKQAFDAELAQTDLTNQEAVNNLRVKYLGKKGMVTDLMKQMGSLSAEEKPAFGKLVNELKVAVSEEIEKAIATANEAALQKKLSSGSVDVSLPGAGIPSGSTHPLYDVREEIIDFFSQMGFEVDFGRDIETDWYNFEALNTPPDHPSRDMQDTFYVDDKVMLRTHTSGTQIHYMETHKPPFRMIAPGHVFRVDNDATHAPMFQQCEGLVVDENISFADLKGVLQVFMNKLFGEGVKTRFRPSFFPFTEPSAEMDVSCVFCGGVGCRRCKGTGWMEIGGCGSVDPNVFKNCGIDGEKYTGFAFGFGLDRIAMLRHAIPEIGLLTGNDQRFLDQF from the coding sequence ATGAGTGAAGCTATTAATAACGTAAAACAGGCATTTGACGCAGAACTTGCTCAAACTGACCTCACTAATCAAGAAGCCGTTAACAACCTCCGCGTGAAGTACCTTGGCAAGAAGGGCATGGTAACCGACCTGATGAAGCAGATGGGTTCCCTTTCCGCAGAAGAAAAGCCGGCTTTCGGCAAGCTCGTCAACGAACTTAAGGTGGCCGTCTCCGAAGAAATCGAAAAGGCCATTGCTACCGCCAACGAAGCCGCCCTCCAGAAGAAACTTTCCAGCGGCAGCGTCGACGTATCCCTCCCCGGCGCAGGCATTCCGTCTGGCTCGACCCACCCGCTGTACGACGTCCGCGAAGAGATCATCGACTTCTTCAGCCAGATGGGCTTTGAAGTGGACTTCGGCCGCGACATCGAAACCGACTGGTACAACTTCGAAGCATTGAACACTCCTCCCGACCACCCGTCCCGCGACATGCAGGACACCTTCTACGTGGACGACAAGGTGATGCTCCGTACCCACACCAGCGGCACCCAGATTCATTACATGGAAACCCACAAGCCGCCTTTCCGCATGATCGCTCCGGGTCACGTATTCCGCGTCGATAACGATGCTACCCACGCCCCCATGTTCCAGCAGTGCGAAGGTCTGGTGGTAGACGAAAACATTTCCTTTGCAGACCTGAAGGGCGTCCTCCAGGTGTTCATGAACAAGCTCTTCGGTGAAGGCGTCAAGACCCGTTTCCGCCCCAGCTTCTTCCCCTTCACGGAACCTTCCGCTGAAATGGACGTGAGCTGCGTGTTCTGCGGTGGGGTCGGCTGCCGTCGTTGCAAGGGCACCGGTTGGATGGAAATCGGTGGCTGCGGCTCCGTGGACCCCAACGTGTTCAAGAACTGCGGTATCGACGGTGAAAAGTACACCGGCTTTGCATTCGGCTTCGGTCTAGACCGTATCGCCATGCTCCGCCACGCTATCCCGGAAATCGGCTTGCTCACCGGCAACGACCAGCGTTTCCTGGACCAGTTCTAG
- a CDS encoding outer membrane beta-barrel protein — MKKLIVLAFVAFAAVQSFAVGLGLRDAFIVGSLMGDADGNIGTGDAFTFEMLFPVNENFGIHTGAGIEYAIYDFDVDDYDDYHRYIMYVDMSIPVLARLNFTPGFFMDLGVNLGLNLTTLSWAEYGSRSTDAESIDEASGFNVDFAAGLGYVFKFGLGIDGRITYGLTNVFDLDNVDSNRFGIQIGLSYWFKQR; from the coding sequence ATGAAAAAACTAATCGTTCTTGCTTTCGTTGCTTTTGCCGCCGTGCAGAGCTTTGCTGTGGGTCTCGGTCTCCGAGATGCTTTTATCGTTGGTTCCCTGATGGGTGATGCCGATGGTAACATCGGTACCGGTGATGCTTTCACTTTCGAAATGCTCTTCCCGGTTAACGAAAATTTCGGCATTCATACCGGTGCAGGTATTGAATACGCCATATATGACTTTGATGTGGATGATTATGATGACTACCATAGATACATCATGTATGTTGACATGAGTATCCCCGTACTGGCCCGTCTGAATTTTACTCCGGGTTTCTTCATGGATCTGGGTGTTAACCTGGGCCTTAACCTGACTACCTTGAGCTGGGCTGAATATGGAAGTAGGTCTACCGATGCAGAATCCATAGATGAGGCCAGTGGATTTAACGTAGACTTCGCTGCAGGCTTGGGCTATGTGTTCAAGTTCGGTCTGGGCATTGATGGCCGTATTACCTACGGTTTGACCAATGTTTTTGATTTGGATAATGTGGATTCAAACCGTTTCGGTATCCAAATCGGTCTTAGCTACTGGTTTAAGCAGCGCTAA
- a CDS encoding mannose-1-phosphate guanylyltransferase/mannose-6-phosphate isomerase has protein sequence MINLILCGGNGTRLWPVSRSLMPKQFAPLFDGQSLFRKTVVTNSAVCEAQFIVSNADQFFLAKDQLEAEGKKGGKFLLEPVGRNTAPAIALACLTLDPEEIVLVSPSDHVIRKKDEYKAVLLRAQELAKEGNLVTFGITPTSPETGYGYIEADGENVKRFVEKPDRATAEKYLLAGNFYWNSGIFCFKAKTFLDELQKHSPDILAASKKALANTAIEEKEPIRVSMDDMMAIPSNSIDYAVMEKSDKVKVVPSDIGWSDLGSFDSLYGEYPHDENGNNVNPRHIAVGSKNSLVMGSQRAIATIDLDKMLIVDTPDALLVAPLSSSQKVKQVVEELKVRGSDLISVPQTVNRPWGTYSVLESSERYKMKRIVVKPGKRLSLQKHLHRSEHWVVVSGTATVTVGDKVFYVRPNESTYIPVGEVHRLQNEGKLPLVIVEIQVGEYTGEDDIIRVEDDFHRVK, from the coding sequence ATGATCAACCTTATCCTTTGTGGTGGTAACGGCACTCGCCTCTGGCCCGTAAGCCGTTCCCTGATGCCGAAACAGTTTGCTCCGCTCTTTGACGGACAGTCCCTCTTCCGCAAGACCGTGGTGACCAACTCCGCAGTCTGCGAAGCCCAGTTCATCGTTTCCAACGCCGACCAGTTCTTCCTGGCTAAGGACCAGCTGGAAGCCGAAGGCAAGAAGGGCGGCAAGTTCCTGCTGGAACCGGTGGGCCGTAATACCGCCCCTGCCATCGCCCTGGCCTGCTTGACCCTGGATCCCGAAGAAATCGTCCTGGTTTCTCCGTCCGACCATGTGATCCGCAAGAAGGATGAATACAAGGCTGTTTTGCTCCGCGCCCAGGAACTTGCCAAGGAAGGCAACCTGGTCACTTTCGGTATCACTCCCACCAGCCCCGAAACTGGCTACGGCTACATCGAAGCCGATGGCGAAAACGTAAAGCGTTTTGTAGAAAAGCCGGACCGTGCCACTGCCGAAAAGTATTTGCTGGCAGGTAACTTCTACTGGAATTCCGGTATCTTCTGCTTCAAGGCAAAGACCTTCCTCGACGAACTCCAGAAGCATTCTCCGGATATTTTGGCCGCTTCCAAGAAGGCTCTGGCCAATACCGCCATTGAAGAAAAGGAACCCATCCGCGTTTCTATGGATGACATGATGGCCATTCCTTCCAATTCCATCGACTACGCCGTCATGGAAAAGTCCGACAAGGTGAAGGTGGTTCCCAGCGATATCGGCTGGAGCGATCTCGGTTCCTTCGACAGCCTCTATGGCGAATATCCCCACGACGAAAATGGTAACAACGTAAACCCCCGCCACATTGCAGTGGGTTCCAAGAACTCCCTGGTCATGGGTTCCCAGCGTGCCATCGCAACCATCGATCTCGATAAGATGCTCATCGTGGATACTCCCGACGCACTTCTCGTTGCTCCTCTCAGCAGCAGCCAGAAGGTAAAGCAGGTGGTGGAAGAACTGAAAGTCCGCGGCTCTGACCTGATCAGCGTGCCTCAGACGGTGAACCGCCCCTGGGGTACCTACTCCGTGCTGGAATCCTCCGAACGCTACAAGATGAAGCGTATCGTGGTGAAGCCGGGCAAGCGCCTCTCCCTGCAGAAGCATTTGCACCGTTCTGAACACTGGGTCGTAGTCAGCGGTACCGCAACCGTCACCGTGGGCGACAAGGTGTTCTACGTCCGTCCCAACGAATCAACCTACATTCCTGTTGGCGAAGTACACCGCCTGCAGAACGAAGGCAAGCTTCCGCTGGTCATCGTCGAAATCCAGGTGGGCGAATACACCGGCGAAGACGATATCATCCGCGTCGAAGATGACTTCCATCGTGTAAAGTAA
- a CDS encoding polysaccharide biosynthesis/export family protein — MKKICLGLCGVAAALLSGCAAGPQMQMALPGDSAEYNGYTVRVHYIDQGDLGKANVAAASAEEESAAGNLKDLMVDSLPQLEYHIGPLDMVQIVVWEHPELTSPMGQYQPAGQKVTTDGKLFYPYAGELNVAGLTAQELRLEITKRLSDKILNDPQVDVRVTGYNGRKAFVSGAVNKPGAVGFDEKPMTLPDAISLVGGFDEYADPSAMQFRRDGKVYSINYLDAFQNNLALEKILLRPGDQIFVPALKETQKSNKVYVLGEVGRVGTVDVNNGKLSLVEALASSGGLNALNADSRSVYVIRNSNETTIDVYLLNAKNAMALAMAERFNLSSHDVVYVDASGLATWNRIISLIAPTGALLNNAASTGRNIQLMSSGQWGR, encoded by the coding sequence ATGAAGAAGATTTGTTTGGGACTTTGCGGTGTTGCTGCAGCCCTCTTGTCTGGATGCGCCGCTGGTCCCCAGATGCAGATGGCTCTGCCTGGCGATTCTGCCGAGTATAATGGTTATACCGTTCGTGTTCACTACATTGATCAGGGCGATCTGGGCAAGGCAAACGTTGCCGCCGCCTCTGCTGAAGAAGAATCTGCCGCAGGCAATCTCAAGGATTTGATGGTGGATTCCCTGCCTCAGCTGGAATACCATATTGGACCTCTGGATATGGTCCAGATCGTGGTTTGGGAACATCCGGAACTGACTTCTCCTATGGGTCAGTACCAGCCTGCCGGTCAGAAGGTCACTACCGATGGTAAGCTGTTCTACCCCTATGCCGGTGAATTGAATGTCGCTGGCTTGACTGCACAGGAACTTCGTTTAGAAATTACAAAGCGCCTCTCCGATAAGATTTTGAACGATCCCCAGGTGGACGTGCGTGTGACGGGTTACAATGGTCGCAAGGCTTTTGTTTCTGGCGCCGTGAACAAGCCCGGTGCTGTAGGCTTTGATGAAAAGCCCATGACTTTGCCCGACGCTATTTCCCTTGTGGGTGGATTTGATGAATATGCCGATCCTTCCGCCATGCAGTTCCGCCGCGATGGCAAGGTTTATAGTATCAACTATCTGGATGCTTTCCAGAACAATCTAGCTCTTGAAAAGATTCTGCTCCGCCCCGGTGACCAGATCTTTGTTCCCGCTCTGAAGGAAACTCAGAAGAGCAACAAGGTTTACGTTCTTGGCGAAGTTGGCCGTGTAGGAACCGTAGATGTGAACAATGGCAAGCTGAGCCTTGTAGAAGCTTTGGCTTCTTCCGGTGGTCTGAATGCCTTGAATGCGGATTCCCGTTCCGTGTATGTGATTCGCAATTCCAATGAGACGACAATCGATGTCTATCTGCTGAATGCCAAGAATGCCATGGCCCTTGCTATGGCAGAACGCTTCAACCTGTCTTCTCATGACGTGGTCTATGTGGACGCTTCTGGCCTTGCAACCTGGAACCGTATCATTTCTTTGATTGCTCCGACCGGTGCTCTGCTTAACAATGCTGCAAGTACTGGACGTAATATCCAGTTGATGTCCAGCGGTCAGTGGGGACGGTAA
- a CDS encoding low molecular weight protein-tyrosine-phosphatase, which produces MKNILVVCTGNICRSPTGEYLLKKELGPDYNVMSAGLGALVDHPAHEISQKIALEHGVDMSAHRARQINLDIVKWADLILTMENGQKMDILARYPFMEGKVFRYGENMRVDVPDPYRRPENAFVLAWNYISKLTPYWVEKIKQSEGQA; this is translated from the coding sequence ATGAAAAATATTCTTGTTGTATGTACCGGCAATATTTGCCGTAGCCCCACGGGCGAATACCTTCTCAAGAAGGAACTCGGCCCCGATTATAATGTGATGAGTGCTGGTCTGGGTGCCCTGGTGGATCACCCTGCTCACGAAATCAGCCAGAAGATTGCCCTGGAACATGGTGTAGATATGAGTGCCCATCGTGCACGTCAGATCAACCTGGATATTGTAAAGTGGGCCGACTTGATTCTAACTATGGAAAACGGTCAGAAGATGGATATTCTTGCCCGCTATCCCTTTATGGAAGGCAAGGTTTTCCGTTATGGCGAAAACATGAGGGTCGACGTACCTGACCCCTATCGCCGTCCGGAAAATGCATTTGTTCTTGCATGGAATTACATCTCCAAGCTGACACCCTACTGGGTCGAAAAAATTAAACAGAGTGAGGGCCAGGCCTAG
- the rfbC gene encoding dTDP-4-dehydrorhamnose 3,5-epimerase, translating into MGKFNFIKTSIEGVTIVEPTVYGDHRGYFMETYNKAEFDEAGLDMVFVQDNESRSKKGVLRGLHFQKKNPQGKLVRVLEGEVYDVAVDLRKGSPTFGKYEGVVLSAENKRQFYIPEGFAHGFVVLSETATFVYKCTRLYDPKDEGGLFWNDPAIGIEWPVGNGFEPLLSEKDTKNPLLKDLGFAFEL; encoded by the coding sequence ATGGGAAAGTTCAATTTTATAAAGACCAGTATTGAAGGCGTAACTATCGTTGAACCCACCGTCTATGGTGATCATCGCGGTTACTTCATGGAGACCTATAACAAGGCCGAATTTGATGAAGCCGGTCTTGATATGGTTTTTGTTCAGGATAATGAATCCCGCTCCAAGAAGGGTGTCCTTCGCGGCCTTCATTTCCAGAAAAAGAATCCCCAGGGCAAGCTTGTCCGCGTGTTGGAAGGTGAAGTTTATGACGTGGCTGTGGACCTGCGCAAGGGCAGCCCCACTTTCGGCAAGTACGAAGGTGTGGTGCTTTCTGCCGAAAACAAGCGCCAGTTCTACATTCCCGAAGGCTTTGCTCACGGTTTTGTGGTTTTGAGTGAAACTGCAACCTTTGTGTACAAATGTACACGCCTTTATGATCCCAAGGATGAAGGCGGTCTGTTCTGGAATGACCCGGCCATCGGAATCGAGTGGCCTGTGGGAAATGGTTTTGAACCGCTTCTCAGCGAAAAGGACACCAAGAACCCTCTGTTGAAGGATCTTGGCTTCGCTTTTGAATTGTAA
- the rfbA gene encoding glucose-1-phosphate thymidylyltransferase RfbA, translating to MKGIVLAGGSGTRLYPLTMVTSKQLLPVYDKPMIYYPLSTLMLAGIRDILIISTPTDLPNFERLLGDGSSMGLNLSYKVQPSPDGLAQAFILGEEFIGNDCCAMVLGDNIFYGNGFSPLLKAAVKNAEQNSRASVFGYYVDDPERFGVVEFDEAGKVISVEEKPKEPKSNYAITGLYFYDNRVVEYAKSQKPSARGELEITDLNKTYLDQGDLDVKLLGRGFAWLDTGTMDSLIEAGDFVRMVENRQGIQISAIEEIAYINGWISKDKLLESAAKYGKSPYGQHLRKVAEGKIRY from the coding sequence ATGAAAGGTATTGTGCTCGCCGGTGGTTCCGGTACTAGACTTTATCCCCTGACCATGGTGACTTCGAAACAGCTGTTGCCTGTTTACGACAAGCCCATGATCTATTACCCGCTGTCTACCTTGATGTTGGCGGGAATCCGTGATATTTTGATTATTTCCACTCCGACGGACCTTCCCAATTTTGAACGTCTGTTGGGTGATGGTTCCTCGATGGGTCTCAACCTTAGCTATAAGGTTCAGCCCAGCCCTGATGGCCTAGCCCAGGCTTTTATTCTGGGTGAGGAATTTATTGGAAATGATTGCTGCGCCATGGTTCTCGGCGACAATATTTTCTACGGCAACGGCTTTAGTCCCCTTCTGAAGGCTGCCGTCAAGAACGCCGAACAGAACAGTCGCGCCAGTGTGTTCGGTTACTATGTGGATGATCCCGAACGTTTCGGTGTTGTGGAATTTGACGAAGCCGGAAAGGTGATTTCTGTAGAAGAAAAGCCCAAGGAACCCAAGAGCAATTATGCCATTACCGGCTTGTATTTCTATGACAACCGCGTGGTCGAATATGCCAAGTCCCAGAAACCCAGCGCTCGCGGAGAACTGGAAATTACGGACCTGAACAAGACCTACCTGGATCAGGGTGACTTGGATGTGAAGTTGCTGGGTCGCGGTTTTGCCTGGCTGGATACCGGTACCATGGACAGCCTGATCGAGGCTGGAGACTTTGTTCGTATGGTGGAAAATCGCCAGGGCATCCAGATCAGCGCCATAGAAGAAATTGCCTACATCAATGGCTGGATCAGCAAGGACAAGTTGCTGGAATCTGCTGCCAAATATGGTAAGAGCCCCTATGGCCAGCACCTGCGTAAAGTCGCCGAAGGAAAGATTAGATATTAG